The Vespa velutina chromosome 2, iVesVel2.1, whole genome shotgun sequence sequence TGCGTACTTTTATTGctaaaattctataatattaaaatagcgaatatttatgtaaataattaaataaaaaaaaaaaaaaggaataataaattcatcgtAATATTCGCTATGATTAATCAGGTTTTAATCATTGATTGTCatcttgtataaaaaaaaaaattgtttctgtataaatatttttgttacagATTCTAAATGGAAAACTTAGTTCTTTTATAAGACAAGAAAATGGATTAACAAAaagatctttattttattggctgaccataatttttaataggtatcttaatatatttttcatttaattgactcatttaaaataattaatatatctttaatcTATATAACTTgtcattccttctttttgaaaaagaattgattttcATATCatcaattgaattatattcatttatttataatataattgaattatttaattattttgttaattcatATCCTCTCACAAATTGAACTCTTCTGTGTACTTCAAGTgtcgataagaaaagaattgaagaGGTTGGTCCTGATCAAGCTTGTGCTGAATGGCTCTTGAAAAATGGAGCTTATGTCAAATGGAAAAATTCTTCTGAGTATTTAACGAATTATAATGTTTTGATCAAACAAAcaggaataaattatatacaaagtgTTAAAGCTGAAAATTCAGGGATAACATATGTAGGATTTCCATATTTTGGTTAGTAACGATTAATTAAGATTTGTCTAGAAATggaataattgaatttttcattcaacttaatctaaaaaaaaaaaaaaaaaaaaaaaatatgtatttagatGGTTGTAAGCATATAGAAGAGGTTAAGCTTATTCGTTCTCGATACATTTGCAACAGAGCaatgtctttattatcatttttaaaggaATCTCTAACTCATCTTGAAGTTATAGAATGTCCAAGTGTAACTGATGAGGGAttgtataaattgaaaaaacttgagtatgtataaatgttcaaaacttaagaaatatttaatactttatgATTAGTTATCCtaaatttccattttatttcatacttgtatagaaaattaaaaatattgaaacttGAAGGAATGCCATATTTAAAAGATCCAGCTGATGTCAGGAAACAATTAATGGAATCTTTACCAAATACtaaaattgaattgaaatgaaatattaaaatcttatCACCGATaacattgtaattttattactatttatttattaataatatacgaataaatcgaatataagAAATCCAAAAAAAGTAGATTTAAGAAGtgatatataatcatatatatccCGAATTTATATCAGCGATAAATTTAGATCTCATTTCGATATAACAATcaaagtaaatgaaaagtttgtttttgtttacgtaaacaaacaaacaagtgAGCGTAACtctattgaaaatatcaatttaattctctattttatatttaacgctTAATTTTGAGTTatgaaatgtttaaatgaatGTGTTATTGTTTGAACATTAGTAAATTATAGTAACGTGAacgtttcaaattatttaaacaaattctaaaataatcgaaagtatgatttatttaagttTACCATTAGGAAAGATAATGCTTCGATTTTCACTGTTCGAAAGCCAAAAGACAAACTGTTTCAATAACAATCAGTCAATGAAAAGTTTGTTTTTGTTGATGTAAATAGTCTACGAAAGCAcgtataaatgttaattttaaatattaatttaattctatttaaaattgaCAATCAGATGACTGAAGAAGCTTCTTTAGCCACGATTTTTGAGGTGGCATtattatgattctttttttttctttttttttttttcacgaaaaatatcaaaagccAACATTTACGCCATCATTGAGAACAAACGTAATTCTAGATCTATTTTGATGAACGATATCTCGTTATAAAGACGAAGATTTAATCTAGGATATAccttttttgaatatttcaaaaagttttattttcatataactaatttaattaataaatcattttcacaTAACACTTtacatttttacataatagaatatataattaaattcaaaaataatttctttaaatttacaaatttatatattaattattatatatattaattatatttatttttctttatgcttTTATCGTGAAACAAATACGTATTGAGATCATATCTAATACGAATCACTGCGGAGACGCACGCTATCATCGAAGAAagacatatgtacatatgagaGATGGAAAA is a genomic window containing:
- the LOC124946988 gene encoding ATP synthase subunit s, mitochondrial, which produces MINQILNGKLSSFIRQENGLTKRSLFYWLTIIFNSVDKKRIEEVGPDQACAEWLLKNGAYVKWKNSSEYLTNYNVLIKQTGINYIQSVKAENSGITYVGFPYFDGCKHIEEVKLIRSRYICNRAMSLLSFLKESLTHLEVIECPSVTDEGLYKLKKLEKLKILKLEGMPYLKDPADVRKQLMESLPNTKIELK